The proteins below are encoded in one region of Sminthopsis crassicaudata isolate SCR6 chromosome 1, ASM4859323v1, whole genome shotgun sequence:
- the SLC10A5 gene encoding sodium/bile acid cotransporter 5, giving the protein MFSKMIMKLLILQIFGIYLGEVQKPFVRFLNLNKTEVLFYTKTEAALTVKSNYKSNGPNRSYLSVDLKDLEVAQVVNVTKISSEVTNFKINLLTKKAGETSLTIKLWDFVGGQNRLIEEIKDIRIKVIFKQKTETLLKAPLHFDSYALLLILPMILVNKFAFGCKIEMETLQIAWKKPLPILLGAAIQFFVMPFCGFIFTRVLALSQTLSFGFVMTCTCPGGGGGYLFALLLEGDITLAIVMTCVSTLLALIMMPLNSYIYSGMLGLHGSLHIPVSKIMTTLLFIVIPISGGIIIKRKVPKWANYLEKIIKPFSFVLISVGMYLSFKMGFIFTKTINLEVFFLGLLIPALGLLFGYSFSKMFMLPLPVCKTVAIEGGALNSFLALAIIQLSFPQHKADSASVAPFTVAMCFGCEMLFMILLYKAKKFYSSKCRG; this is encoded by the coding sequence atgttttctaaaatgattatgaaacttctcattttgcaaatcttcGGTATATACCTGGGTGAAGTGCAGAAACCATTTGTTCGTTTTCTGAATCTAAACAAGACCGAAGTCCTATTTTATACGAAGACAGAAGCAGCATTGACTGTAAAGTCTAACTACAAGAGCAATGGGCCAAACAGAAGCTATCTTTCTGTAGATTTAAAAGATCTGGAAGTGGCACAAGTGGTAAACGTGACCAAGATATCCTCAGAggttacaaactttaaaataaaccTACTGACAAAGAAAGCAGGTGAGACAAGTTTAACCATTAAACTGTGGGATTTTGTAGGTGGGCAAAACAGACTCATTGAAGAGATAAAGGATATCCGAATCAAGGTAATCTTCAAACAGAAAACAGAGACTCTTCTAAAGGCACCTTTGCATTTTGACAGTTATGCCCTACTGCTGATTTTGCCAATGATATTGGTTAACAAATTTGCATTTGGGTGCAAGATTGAAATGGAAACACTCCAGATTGCATGGAAGAAACCTTTACCAATACTTCTTGGTGCAGCTATCCAATTTTTTGTCATGccattttgtggatttattttcacTAGGGTTTTGGCACTATCCCAGACTCTCTCTTTTGGATTTGTTATGACTTGTACCTgtcctggaggaggaggaggctatCTCTTTGCCCTGCTTCTGGAAGGTGATATCACTTTGGCCATTGTAATGACTTGTGTTTCAACATTATTAGCACTGATAATGATGCCTCTAAATTCGTATATTTATAGTGGAATGTTGGGACTGCATGGTTCACTTCATATCCCTGTTTCTAAAATCATGACAACCCTCCTTTTCATAGTGATACCAATATCAGGAGGCATAATCATTAAGCGGAAAGTACCTAAATGGGCAAACTacttggagaaaataattaaacCTTTTAGTTTTGTGTTAATATCAGTGGGGATGTATTTGAGTTTCAAGATGggatttatatttacaaaaacaattaACTTGGAGGTATTTTTCCTGGGACTATTAATTCCTGCTTTGGGTTTGTTGTTTGGAtactctttttctaaaatgtttatgttGCCTCTTCCAGTTTGCAAAACAGTTGCTATTGAAGGTGGGGCATTAAATAGTTTCTTAGCACTGGCCATTATTCAGCTCTCTTTTCCACAACACAAGGCAGATTCAGCGTCAGTTGCCCCTTTTACAGTAGCTATGTGTTTTGGCTGTGAAATGCTGTTTATGATTTTGTTATATAAAGCTAAAAAATTTTACAGTTCTAAATGTAGAGGATGA
- the ZFAND1 gene encoding LOW QUALITY PROTEIN: AN1-type zinc finger protein 1 (The sequence of the model RefSeq protein was modified relative to this genomic sequence to represent the inferred CDS: deleted 1 base in 1 codon) codes for MAELDIGKHCQVEHCRQKDFLPFVCDGCSGIFCLEHRSRESHGCSELNIKSERLKTDDHSSYPCSYKDCSGKELVPVLCPFCEKNFCLRHRHQSDHECEKLEVPQARMAVTQQLVKDIIDSKKGAAVSKGRRGARNSETAAKVALMKLKMHADGDNSLPQTERIYFQVFLPKGSKEKSKPMFFCCKWSIGKVVDFAASLANLKNENNKATAKKLRLCNIATGEALPSDQSLDTYITKEDCPLYNGGNIILEYLNNEEQFLENIDSYLK; via the exons ATGGCCGAGTTGGACATTGGAAAGCACTGCCAGGTGGAGCACTGCCGGCAAAAAG attttcttccatttgtgTGCGATGGCTGTTCAGGAATATTTTG tcTTGAACACAGAAGCAGGGAGTCTCATGGCTGTTCTGAG TTGAACATAAAAAGTGAGAGACTGAAGACTGATGACCATTCATCTTACCCATGTTCATACAAGGATTGCAGTGGAAAAGAGCTTGTACCGGTGTTATGTCCCTTCTGTGAGAAGAAT TTTTGCCTGAG ACACCGGCACCAGTCAGACCATGAATGTGAAAAACTGGAAGTTCCTCAGGCTCGGATGGCTGTCACACAGCAGCTTGTTAAAGATATCATAG attCTAAAAAAGGAGCTGCAGTAAGTAAAGGGCGCAGAGGTGCAAGGAACAGTGAAACTGCAGCAAAGGTTGCacttatgaaattaaaaatgcatGCTGATGGAGATAACTCTTTGCCACAG acagaaagaatttattttcagGTGTTCTTACCTAAAGGGAGCAAGGAGAAAAGCAAGCCCATGTTCTTTTGTTGTAAATGGAGTATTGGCAAGGTGGTAGATTTCGCAGCTTCATTAGCCAATCTTAAAAATGAGAACAACAAAGCAACAGCTAAG AAATTAAGATTGTGTAACATTGCAACAGGAGAAGCCTTACCTTCAGATCAATCTTTGGACACATATATCACCAAGGAAGATTGTCCTTTATATAATGgtggaaatataattttagaatatcTTAATAATGAAGAGCAATTTTTGGAAAATATTGATTCTTACTTAAAGTAG